CATGGACCCCATCAGCGGCCTGATCATGCTCGGGGCCATCTACGCCGGGGCCATCTACGGCGGTTCCAACTCCGCCTGCCTCATCCGCACCCCGGGCACGCCCTCCTCGGTGGCCACCACCTTCGACGGCTTCCCCATGTGCCAACAGGGCCGCGCCGACGAGGCCCTCTACGCCTCGCTCCTGGCCTCGGCCTTCGGCGGGGTCATCGGCACCTTCTTCCTGCTCTTCATGTCCGCGCCCCTGGCCCGCTTCGCCCTCAACTTCGGCGGCCCGGAGTTCTTCTGGCTCTGCATCTTCGGCCTCTCGACCATCGCGGTCATGTCCCGGGACAACATGCTCAAGGGCCTGCTTTCCGGGGCCTTCGGCCTGCTCGTCTCGACCGTCGGTATCGACCCCATAGCGGGCTATCCCCGCTTCACCTTCGGCTACTATCCGCTGTCCCAGGGCATCGAGGTCATCCCGGCCATGATCGGCCTGTTCTCCTTCTCCCAGGTTCTGAGCCTGCTCGGCAGCGACAAACAATACATCGCGGAATACAACCCCCGGAAAGGGGCCTTCATGGCCGTGGTCCGCAAGTTCCTGAGCGACTGCAAGGTGAACCTCATGCGCTCCTCNNNNNNNNNNNNNNNNNNNNNNNNNNNNNNNNNNNNNNNNNNNNNNNNNNNNNNNNNNNNNNNNNNNNNNNNNNNNNNNNNNNNNNNNNNNNNNNNNNNNNNNNNNNNNNNNNNNNNNNNNNNNNNNNNNNNNNNNNNNNNNNNNNNNNNNNNNNNNNNNNNNNNNNNNNNNNNNNNNNNNNNNNNNNNNNNNNNNNNNNNNNNNNNNNNNNNNNNNNNNNNNNNNNNNNNNNNNNNNNNNNNNNNNNNNNNNNNNNNNNNNNNNNNNNNNNNNNNNNNNNNNNNNNNNNNNNNNNNNNNNNNNNNNNNNNNNNNNNNNNNNNNNNNNNNNNNNNNNNNNNNNNNNNNNNNNNNNNNNNNNNNNNNNNNNNNNNNNNNNNNNNNNNNNNNNNNNNNNNNNNNNNNNNNNNNNNNNNNNNNNNNNNNNNNNNNNNNNNNNNNNNNNNNNNNNNNNNNNNNNNNNNNNNNNNNNNNNNNNNNNNNNNNNNNNNNNNNNNNNNNNNNNNNNNNNNNNNNNNNNNNNNNNNNNNNNNNNNNNNNNNNNNNNNNNNNNNNNNNNNNNNNNNNNNNNNNNNNNNNNNNNNNNNNNNNNNNNNNNNNNNNNNNNNNNNNNNNNNN
This is a stretch of genomic DNA from Desulfovibrio aminophilus DSM 12254. It encodes these proteins:
- a CDS encoding tripartite tricarboxylate transporter permease — translated: MTDFLLPAIGHIFEPLNLLLMVFGLTGGIIIGALPGLTATMGVALMVPVTFAMDPISGLIMLGAIYAGAIYGGSNSACLIRTPGTPSSVATTFDGFPMCQQGRADEALYASLLASAFGGVIGTFFLLFMSAPLARFALNFGGPEFFWLCIFGLSTIAVMSRDNMLKGLLSGAFGLLVSTVGIDPIAGYPRFTFGYYPLSQGIEVIPAMIGLFSFSQVLSLLGSDKQYIAEYNPRKGAFMAVVRKFLSDCKVNLMRSS